From a region of the Maridesulfovibrio ferrireducens genome:
- the xseA gene encoding exodeoxyribonuclease VII large subunit, which yields MKIFSVSDITRAVKDVLEAEFPFIWVKGQVTNLARPASGHIYFTLTDGEAGISVVWFKGNQRGSVGEGPAGSSDEETERINPLTGEVESGGTLKIEDGMEILCAGHMNVYPPRGSYQLIAELIQEQGVGDLRLAFEAMKRKLADKGYFSEDRKMEIPRSPSKVAVVTAPSGAAIMDFLRIAEGRGTGAEIRIYPSLVQGDKAPGQIAKAIDKVCDDGWAEVLVLIRGGGSLEDLWAFNTESVADALFRSNVPVVCGVGHEVDTSIADYVADKRVATPSHAAQELWPRRETLMQGVDELESKLIRSYDNFLEVRKSSLETLRKGLSWLSPSQRIDRLLESFSDEQLRLKRGADLFVERKTSELGSLVYRLCGSFDERRFDSLDKELSDLSARLERSGKVFIDNKISEFDNMANSLRMLDPEMPLERGYSLVTVEKSGTFLRSPDEVMDGDGLLVRVKSGEIRAKVVIK from the coding sequence ATGAAAATATTTTCAGTCAGTGATATCACCCGTGCCGTTAAGGACGTTCTGGAAGCCGAGTTTCCTTTTATATGGGTAAAAGGACAGGTTACTAATCTTGCACGTCCTGCTTCCGGCCACATTTATTTTACGCTTACTGATGGTGAAGCGGGGATTTCAGTTGTCTGGTTCAAGGGCAATCAGCGCGGCAGTGTCGGTGAAGGTCCGGCTGGGAGTTCTGACGAGGAAACCGAGAGAATTAATCCTCTGACGGGCGAAGTTGAGTCCGGCGGAACGCTTAAGATTGAGGACGGCATGGAGATTCTCTGCGCCGGACATATGAATGTCTATCCGCCTCGGGGATCATATCAGCTTATTGCTGAGCTTATTCAGGAGCAGGGCGTCGGTGATTTACGATTGGCTTTTGAAGCCATGAAACGCAAGCTTGCTGATAAAGGATATTTTTCTGAAGACCGCAAAATGGAGATTCCGCGTTCTCCGTCAAAAGTTGCGGTGGTAACTGCTCCTTCGGGCGCGGCTATAATGGATTTTCTGCGTATAGCAGAAGGGCGCGGAACCGGTGCTGAGATCAGAATTTATCCTTCTCTGGTTCAGGGAGATAAAGCACCCGGGCAGATTGCTAAAGCTATTGATAAAGTTTGCGATGATGGATGGGCGGAGGTGCTCGTACTCATTCGCGGAGGCGGTTCTCTCGAGGATTTGTGGGCGTTTAATACTGAGTCTGTTGCTGATGCGCTTTTCAGGTCAAACGTTCCCGTTGTTTGCGGAGTCGGGCATGAAGTTGATACGTCCATTGCAGACTATGTTGCTGATAAACGGGTTGCAACTCCCAGTCATGCCGCTCAGGAGCTCTGGCCCAGACGCGAAACTCTTATGCAGGGCGTGGATGAACTGGAAAGCAAGCTGATCCGCAGTTATGATAATTTTCTTGAAGTTCGCAAGTCCAGCCTTGAAACGTTGCGGAAAGGGCTTTCATGGCTTTCACCTTCGCAGAGAATTGATAGACTTCTTGAATCGTTCAGTGATGAACAGTTGAGACTCAAAAGAGGCGCAGATCTTTTTGTAGAGCGTAAGACTTCGGAACTTGGCTCGTTGGTGTATAGGCTGTGCGGTTCCTTTGATGAAAGGCGTTTTGATAGTCTTGATAAAGAATTATCCGACCTTTCAGCCAGACTTGAGAGAAGCGGAAAAGTTTTTATAGATAATAAAATTTCTGAATTTGACAACATGGCTAATTCCCTGCGAATGCTTGATCCTGAGATGCCGCTTGAACGTGGATATAGTCTTGTTACCGTTGAGAAGAGCGGAACCTTTTTGCGAAGCCCTGATGAAGTGATGGATGGCGATGGACTTCTTGTTCGAGTGAAGTCTGGAGAAATACGTGCGAAAGTTGTGATCAAATGA
- a CDS encoding proline--tRNA ligase: protein MRLSRFYIPTLKEDPSDAEVVSHKLLMRAGMIRKVTSGIYNYLPLGLKSLNKVANIVREEMNRAYALEVLMPMVQPGDLWQETGRWDFYGSELLRVKDRHGRDYCLGPTHEEVVTDLVRGEVKSYKQLPLNLYQIQTKFRDEIRPRFGLMRGREFVMKDAYSFDKDEAGAEDSYRLMFEAYKKIFSRIGLRFRPVQADSGAIGGDFSHEFHVLADTGEDTIAVCMNEKCEYAANLEKAKVNAPADDSASKAECPAIEEIATPGTHTVEEVCAFLEISADKLVKTLLFNVDGEPVAALVRGDREINDVKLRNLMGGNEIDLASEDEVKEWTGAPVGFAGPVGLKVKRIFADHELCASTDWVAGANKGDTHIKHLSLGRDCKIEKFADLRVITESDPCPDCGGKIEFTKGIEVGHVFKLGEKYSKAMDATFLDENGKSKPMIMGCYGIGVSRIMASAIEQNNDESGAIFPPAIAPFELCLISLGGKDLAVGEKAEELYGQLMEMGIDVAYDDRKERPGVKFADADLIGYPMQLVLGGKGLKNGIVEAKNRKTGEKIELPLEGFAEAFTAWRAEIWQSWGLTL from the coding sequence ATGCGTTTAAGCCGTTTTTACATACCGACATTGAAAGAAGATCCTTCCGACGCGGAAGTTGTTTCACATAAACTTCTCATGCGTGCAGGGATGATCCGTAAGGTTACCAGTGGCATTTACAACTATCTGCCTCTTGGACTTAAATCCTTGAACAAAGTTGCAAATATCGTTCGCGAAGAAATGAACCGTGCTTATGCTCTCGAAGTGCTGATGCCTATGGTTCAACCCGGTGATCTGTGGCAGGAAACAGGTCGTTGGGATTTTTACGGAAGTGAACTTCTCAGAGTGAAAGACCGTCACGGGCGTGACTATTGCCTCGGACCTACGCACGAAGAAGTTGTTACTGACTTAGTTCGCGGAGAAGTTAAATCATACAAACAGCTTCCGCTTAATCTATATCAGATTCAGACCAAATTCCGTGACGAAATCCGTCCCCGTTTCGGCCTGATGCGTGGTCGCGAATTTGTTATGAAAGATGCCTATTCCTTTGATAAGGATGAAGCCGGAGCAGAAGATTCCTATCGCTTGATGTTTGAAGCGTATAAAAAAATATTCTCCCGTATCGGGCTGCGTTTCCGTCCTGTTCAGGCTGATTCCGGTGCTATCGGCGGAGATTTCTCGCATGAATTTCATGTTCTTGCTGATACCGGTGAAGATACAATCGCCGTTTGTATGAATGAGAAATGCGAGTACGCTGCCAACCTTGAAAAAGCTAAAGTGAATGCCCCCGCAGATGACAGCGCAAGTAAAGCTGAGTGTCCTGCAATTGAAGAAATTGCGACACCCGGTACACACACTGTCGAAGAAGTTTGTGCATTCCTTGAAATTTCTGCTGACAAGCTTGTTAAAACTTTGCTGTTCAATGTTGACGGTGAGCCTGTTGCGGCCCTTGTTCGCGGTGACCGTGAAATCAACGATGTTAAGCTTAGAAATCTTATGGGTGGAAACGAGATTGATCTTGCTTCCGAAGATGAGGTTAAAGAATGGACAGGTGCTCCTGTCGGTTTTGCCGGACCTGTAGGTCTGAAAGTTAAACGTATTTTTGCAGACCATGAACTTTGCGCTTCAACCGACTGGGTTGCCGGTGCAAACAAGGGTGATACTCATATCAAGCATCTCTCTCTTGGTCGCGATTGTAAGATTGAAAAATTTGCTGATCTTCGCGTCATTACTGAAAGTGACCCCTGCCCTGATTGCGGCGGTAAGATTGAGTTCACTAAAGGTATCGAAGTCGGGCATGTTTTCAAGCTCGGTGAGAAGTATTCCAAAGCAATGGATGCTACTTTCCTTGATGAAAATGGAAAGAGTAAACCAATGATCATGGGTTGTTATGGTATAGGTGTTTCCCGCATCATGGCTTCTGCTATTGAGCAGAATAATGATGAGAGCGGAGCTATTTTCCCTCCAGCCATCGCTCCTTTTGAACTTTGCTTGATCTCACTAGGTGGCAAAGACCTAGCCGTTGGCGAAAAAGCCGAAGAACTCTACGGACAGCTCATGGAAATGGGTATCGATGTTGCTTATGATGACCGCAAAGAAAGGCCCGGCGTAAAGTTCGCTGATGCTGATCTTATCGGCTATCCAATGCAGCTCGTGCTTGGAGGAAAGGGACTCAAAAACGGAATAGTAGAAGCCAAGAATCGCAAAACCGGCGAAAAAATTGAGCTTCCGCTTGAAGGTTTCGCAGAAGCATTCACCGCATGGCGCGCAGAAATCTGGCAGTCATGGGGACTTACTTTATAG